From Juglans regia cultivar Chandler chromosome 6, Walnut 2.0, whole genome shotgun sequence, the proteins below share one genomic window:
- the LOC108993281 gene encoding receptor-like protein 4: MSLLFLLLSLLSFSSSSSSSHPYEVSYYIDCGGPTNTTDPFNTVWLSDRFFSSGTATIVSEPLRFRHPQEKTLRYFPLTSGKKNCYSVPVPDGRYYIRMFTVYDNYDGRSHSPSFDASVEGTLVFSWRSPWPESLARDGAYSDLLAYVADGHLDICFYSIATDPPVVGSIQINQIDTLSYDAGLIGRNHILVNYGRLSCGSDQWGPGFTNDTDLYGRSWQSDLKFRSQDSSASSARAIKPLSTSHPIGGTNTQPNYFPDKLYKTAVTVSGDATLQYELPVDAKLDYLVWFHFAEIDSSVTKQGQRVFDVVVNGKNVNRIDIYKQVGGFAAYSWNYVVKNLSSTLLTVRLVPVVGSPVISGLENYALVPADLFTVPLQVLAMRGLKESLRVPDRMGWNGDPCAPTSWDAWEGVTCHLNKNESALVISQINLGSQGLKGYISDQISLLTNLVSLNLSTNSLAGTLPSGLGQKSLIRLDLSHNQFTGSIPDSLTSSNLQLVLLNDNLLEGRVPEELYSIGVHGGAIDLSGNKDLCGVHPLPECPLFWENGGLSKKGKIAIGLSSLVVFLLLLLLIYIFYIRRGRNDYDFGLPQDLMSLAAKRNKYQRQKSLMLLEMESQHAKGLPSPLTPY; the protein is encoded by the exons ATGTCACTTCTGTTCCTCCTCCTCTCCTTGctttccttctcttcctcctcctcctcctcccatcCCTACG AGGTTTCTTACTACATAGACTGCGGCGGACCCACCAACACCACCGATCCATTCAACACCGTTTGGCTTTCTGACCGCTTCTTCAGCAGCGGCACTGCCACCATTGTCTCCGAGCCCTTGCGTTTCCGTCACCCTCAGGAGAAGACTCTCCGTTACTTCCCCCTCACCTCTGGGAAGAAAAATTGCTACTCCGTCCCGGTCCCGGATGGCCGTTACTACATCCGTATGTTCACCGTCTATGACAACTACGACGGCAGGTCCCACTCCCCCTCCTTCGACGCTTCCGTTGAGGGCACCTTGGTGTTCAGCTGGCGCTCCCCTTGGCCTGAGTCCCTCGCTCGCGACGGCGCTTACTCCGATCTCCTCGCTTACGTTGCCGACGGCCATTTAGACATCTGTTTCTACAGCATTGCCACCGATCCCCCCGTCGTCGGCAGCATCCAGATCAACCAAATCGACACCCTCTCTTACGACGCCGGTTTGATCGGACGGAACCATATACTCGTCAACTACGGCAGGCTCAGCTGCGGGTCGGACCAATGGGGCCCTGGATTTACCAACGACACCGACCTCTACGGTCGTTCTTGGCAGTCCGACTTGAAATTTCGATCCCAGGACTCCTCCGCGAGCTCAGCCCGAGCGATCAAACCCCTTTCCACCAGCCACCCCATAGGCGGAACCAACACGCAACCGAACTATTTTCCCGACAAGTTGTACAAGACGGCGGTGACGGTCAGCGGAGACGCGACATTGCAGTATGAGCTGCCGGTGGACGCTAAGCTGGACTACTTGGTGTGGTTTCACTTCGCCGAGATTGATTCGAGTGTGACGAAGCAGGGGCAGAGGGTGTTCGACGTGGTTGTGAATGGAAAAAACGTGAATAGAATTGATATATACAAGCAGGTTGGGGGCTTTGCAGCATATTCTTGGAATTATGTGGTGAAGAACCTGAGCAGTACCTTGTTGACCGTAAGGCTGGTGCCGGTGGTAGGTTCACCGGTGATTAGCGGCCTCGAAAATTATGCCCTGGTTCCTGCGGATCTTTTCACTGTACCTCTGCAAG TGCTTGCCATGAGAGGATTGAAGGAGTCGCTTCGAGTTCCTGATAGAATGGGTTGGAATGGTGATCCTTGTGCTCCTACAAGTTGGGATGCTTGGGAGGGAGTTACATGCCATCTTAACAAGAATGAAAGTGCCCTTGTGATATCTCAAAT AAATCTTGGAAGCCAAGGCTTGAAAGGTTATATTAGTGACCAGATCAGTCTTTTGACGAACTTGGTGAGCCT gaACTTAAGTACTAattctttggccggtacactGCCATCTGGGCTAGGTCAGAAATCTCTCATCCGATT GGATTTGTCACACAATCAGTTTACCGGGTCCATTCCAGATAGtttaacttcttcaaatttgcaGCTGGT GCTATTGAATGATAACTTACTAGAAGGACGAGTACCAGAGGAACTTTATTCAATTGGTGTGCATGGTGGAGCTATTGA TCTCTCTGGTAACAAAGATTTGTGTGGTGTACACCCTTTGCCGGAATGTCCACTGTTCTGGGAAAATGGCGGCTTATCTAAGAAGGGAAAAATTGCGATAGGGTTATCGTCTCTTGTTGTTTTCTTATTGCTGCTGCTGTTGATCTACATATTCTACATCAGACGGGGTAGAAATGATTACGACTTTGGTCTACCTCAAGATTTAATGT CACTTGCCGCGAAGAGAAATAAGTATCAGAGGCAGAAATCATTGATGCTTCTCGAAATGGAGAGCCAACATGCTAAGGGACTGCCATCGCCTTTAACACCTTATTAG